In the genome of Methanopyrus kandleri AV19, one region contains:
- a CDS encoding polysaccharide deacetylase family protein translates to MSRPRPGSRGWMLMSEGVFALIVILLTFTATVGSIHFKHTHPRKQNRLTRLSHARCIVVVTEDLCGGSRYSVRLAEMLRRRGVPMTFAVPAWEAYAYPDRMRKLRELGGDLINHANDGGASYAFLGRPGKVAGLPVKTQRQIIHTTQKWIHRATGVRPDAFRAPGLAIDENTYRALVEEGIWVDSSKIYTRPGTRGGAQVDRDRRPPDPRGTHSVLRGVAVRARAAGGAGVPVLVRRRPVRASQDSDRSPPRRRWRT, encoded by the coding sequence ATGAGTCGCCCGCGCCCGGGATCCCGCGGCTGGATGCTGATGTCCGAGGGCGTCTTCGCGCTGATCGTGATCTTGTTGACCTTCACGGCGACGGTAGGTTCGATCCACTTCAAACACACCCATCCCAGGAAGCAAAACAGGCTCACCCGCCTGTCGCACGCCAGGTGCATCGTGGTCGTGACGGAGGACCTATGCGGCGGGTCCAGGTACTCGGTCCGGCTCGCCGAGATGCTCAGGAGGAGAGGTGTACCGATGACGTTCGCCGTCCCGGCCTGGGAGGCCTACGCCTACCCCGACCGGATGAGGAAGCTGCGCGAGCTGGGAGGGGACCTCATCAACCACGCCAACGACGGCGGAGCGTCGTACGCGTTCCTGGGTCGCCCGGGCAAGGTGGCGGGGTTACCGGTGAAGACGCAGCGCCAGATCATCCACACGACCCAGAAGTGGATCCACAGGGCCACCGGCGTACGACCGGACGCGTTCAGGGCGCCCGGCCTGGCGATCGACGAGAACACGTACCGGGCCCTGGTGGAGGAGGGCATCTGGGTGGATTCGAGTAAGATCTACACCAGGCCCGGCACCCGGGGGGGCGCCCAGGTGGATCGCGATCGACGGCCACCGGATCCTCGAGGTACCCATAGCGTGCTACGCGGAGTGGCGGTACGAGCGCGGGCAGCCGGTGGAGCCGGAGTTCCTGTGCTCGTTCGCCGACGACCTGTTCGTGCGTCCCAAGATAGCGACCGGTCACCCCCGAGGAGGCGCTGGAGAACCTGA